TATATCAATTCCTAACAGCAGGCTTTTCACAGTTCATTAGAGATGCTGTCAAAACTTTGGGTGAAGCTCATTTCACTTCCCCACCAGTGACAGGAGACATCACAGCctggttgtttgttttacttttattcACTCCTCACAACAGTGACCATTTTCAAACCATATCGGGGAAATCCTCCACTCCACTGGGGGAAGGCACTTGTGAGAGAAGGACATCTGAGCACGCAGCCTGAATTTGGGTTCTTTTTAGGTATTAACTCGATATCCCAAGTAGGGTTTCTGACAACAAACCCCAACATCTCGCTTCCTGCAACTAATTAGCACGTGACAGTGGCGCTCCTGAGGATTTACAAAAAATACCTTTCTTATTTCATCGACGCGAGCGCTTGGGTGGCAGCTCGTGGCATTTTGCAGCCCGAAATACCCGAGAGACCACACACCTCGCACATCCCCCTGATACAGGGTTTGGCACCCTCAGCTCTCAGTAGCTGGTGGCTGTGCCGCCGGGGTCATCCCAGCAATGCGCTCCGGCATTTCGGAGGTGTCAATCTCCCGGGAGCTCCGAGCCCGGAGCTGCTCCCAAGGCATGACAGAGCACGCTGGGGACACTCAGCAGCGggactgcagggagagaggccCTCCTGGGAGCCTGGAGCAGGGTGAAATCTCCCTGCCGGCACTGGGAATCTGTCTAGGTGAGGATCACGGGATAAAAACAAAGACTTGGAAACCGCGGAAGGAATGGTTTTAAACCTTGACAGTGGGATCTGCAGCTCCCACCACAACGTTTGCAATGAGTAATTgtagctacagaaaaaaaaaagggaagggtgAGCACAGGTTCAGTTGAGCCCAGCTTAGCAAGAATCCTGCTAATGCCGCTTCCTTCACCGCCGGCAGCTCTGGTCGGGGTTCCAGGCACCCAGCCAAGCTACCCTGGCCTGATCCTGCAGGTACTGGAGCATTACAACACAAATAATGGCTCAATCCTGCAAGGTGCTGAGCACTGACCTGGCCAAGCACTTAAGCCAAGCATTCATTTACTGATGTGAGTGCCGGGAGCTCAGCGGGATCTTTTTGTATTTGCTGttccagagctgaggttttCGGCAACTGCAAGATCCAATCCTGcacctggaagtgtccaaggccaggctggacagggcttggagcaacctggtctagtggaaggtgtccctgcccacggagggggtggaacaagatgagctttaaggttcctcccaacccaaaccaagcCAGAGTGGACTGACCTGGCTGAGCTGCTCTTACCCTGTGTGAAGTGCAGAGAGGTACAAATCTATAGGAGGGAAGTGGCCAGGCATGGGGTAAGATCACATGGCAGCTGCCACAAGCTCCTCTAGGCTTGGGGAACACTGACACATGTGGGTGGGCTCCCAATTTCATTCCAGCTTGGTTTAGTTACTAAACTTACTTATTTATATGTTCAAAACTTATTTCTTGCTGGTTTATCTGCTGCatcctcctgcagagccagcaaTGGGAAAGGACAAGCACAAGCATCCAGAAGGGTCTCAAGACTAAGGTCTTAAAGGTCAGCAAAGCTAAGCCACTCTTTTTACAAAAAGTATCTTATCTCAAGGGGTTTGTGAAATCAGGGTTACAAGTAAAGAGGGACaccatttaaacaaaaaatatgggTGGACACTGCATTAGAGCAATTTACATCTTGGTTAAACTGAGGCAGCAGCTTTGTCAATAAACTGAGCCAGCTTCACGTCTCTCTTGCTCAGCCCACCGCAGTCATGGGAAATCAGAGTTATCTGAACCTgtcaaaaagcaaaagaaagggGTTACAAAGTCATCTTGATCTCTGACATGCAGGCAGAGTTCACTGGGAATGCTGTGTGTCTCCACAGTGAACTGTTTTCACTCCTGGCAAGGACAGAGCGGGACCTTCCCTGCTCAGGCAAACCAGAAGATGCTGTAGGTGAGGAGGTTTAACAGAGCCTGGAATCTCACCAAAATGAGCCCCTTCACAGAATAACACAGGTTTTGCATTCCTGGGCTTCATCCAAGAAGAGGTGTCCGATTAAATCACTCGGTCTTTACAATAAATTCCACGGATCGGTTCCATGAAGAACCTGGGCCAGCGACCAAGCTGCAAGAGCTGGGTCAGGGGCTCATGTGTTTTGTTAAAAACCAGCACCCTGAAGGTGAAGAAATTGTTAAGCTTGTTGcaggttaattaaaaaaacaaaaaccagaccAGTGCACGCTGCTGTGACGTGGCTGCCTCGTGGGTCTGTCTAGACTGAGCCAGATGCCAAGTTGGGCATTACTTTGTCTTGCCTTTGACCGAGACTtttggaagacagaagaggaaaaaaaagacatattcTGAATATTCTAGAAAGCCATGAAAATCATGAAGAGCTGGTGATCACGACTTTGTCCAGTGACCATTTAATGTCCCTTAAACCTGAGGGGCTGATCAGGAAGAGCCTGTGCTGGGAGTCTCAGCTGTGTGGAGAGGTGGGatgtcctgctgcaggctgCTCATCCACatgtcctttcttttcttttagtatATTTTTAGGGGGATTGCCATATATTCAATAAATGCTACAACAAACAAAGTGATACAATGCAATGAGAAgtattagaaaataaaaccaaagggAGAGCAATAATTTCCCCCTTCACACAGCACCTTTCATTCGAG
This DNA window, taken from Pseudopipra pipra isolate bDixPip1 chromosome 15, bDixPip1.hap1, whole genome shotgun sequence, encodes the following:
- the PCBD2 gene encoding pterin-4-alpha-carbinolamine dehydratase 2 isoform X2; the protein is MTRVALQAEKMNHHPEWFNVYNKVQITLISHDCGGLSKRDVKLAQFIDKAAASV